TGAAATTTTTACTTTCTGAAGAACATCTGAATTTTGTTCGAGAATGGTAATTTTATATTGGGTTTCGTCCAGGTTGGATGCACAGAAAAAGCCCGCTGCACCACCTCCGATAATGATAATTTGTTTCATAATACTTTTAATCTTATGCGCAAGATTATTTTTGCAAAACTACAATTTTTATAAACCATCTTATTTAAGTAATTTTGAGGAAAATAATTTTTTAATAAAATATCGAATAATTATTAACTGCAAAAGTTTTTTTAAGTTGCCTTTTAACAGTAAAAAAGAACATATTGGTTTTTGAAAATCTTTGATTTTCTTTTTATCTGAACTTCTATGCGATTTATTTTAACTTATCTGTTCTGAAGTGTTAAAAGCTTCTGTGACTTTTGTGGTGAAGAAATGTAAAGTTCATTAGTAAAACAAAATTTAAATGATATTCTACCATAAATTCGAAGTTCGTTGGAGCGATTTGGATGCCAACAAACATTTAGCAAATTCATCTTATGTTCAATATTGTGCCCAGACGAGAATGGCTTTTATGAAGCTTGAAAAGATGGGGGTAACCCAAATGAGCCGTTGGGGAATCGGTCCGGTGATTATGCACGAAAGATTTTCTTTTTTCAAGGAAATTTTTGCAGATCAGACGGTGATTGTAAGTCTTGAGGTTGATGCTTGTGCAGACGATTGTTCAATTTACCGTTTCGTTCACAAATTTTATACGCCCGAAGGAGAACACTGTGCCACTTCTGAAGCAACGGGAGTTTGGATCGATACGATGTTGAGAAAAATGACAACTCCGCCGGATGATGTGGTAGAAGCCATCAACAAATATAAAACGCCGAATACTGTGATGTTGACGAGGGAGGACTTCAAAAAATTACCTTTCCGTCCGGAAAATATTGATCCGTCAGTATTCAATTAAAATGGTTTTAAGTGTCATGTTTTGAGTTTAAAGTTCAGGCATTACTCATTACCAATTATTCATTACTTATAATTAAATAATATGTTTGAAGATAAAGAACAGGAATTAACACCGATTTCAAAACTGGGAGAATTTGGGTTAATTAAACATTTAACAGAGCATTTTCCTTTGGCCAACGCCTCTTCAGAGCTTGGAGTGGGAGATGATGCAGCGGTTATCAATCCTGGAAATAAAAAAGTTGTCGTAACGACCGATGTGTTGGCAGAAGGTGTGCATTTCAATTTGGGCTATGTTCCGTTGAAGCATTTGGGGTATAAGGCAGTTGTGGTAAATCTTAGTGATATTGCGGCAATGAATGCGACTCCGACTCAGATTTTAGTTTCTCTGGCGGTTTCCAATCGCTTTCCAGTTGAGGCGCTGGAAGAAATTTATTCCGGAATTCAGGCTGCTTGCGGAAGATATAAGGTGGACTTAATCGGGGGAGATACCACGAGTTCCAACGCTGGTCTTGTGATGAGCATCACCGCAATCGGGATTGAGAATGAAGAAAATATTGTCAAAAGAAGTACGGCCAAACCCAATGATTTACTCGTGGTGACAGGGGATTTGGGTGGCGCTTATATGGGACTTCAGATCCTGGAGAGAGAACATGCCGTTTTCCTTGCCGATCCGAATATGCAGCCCGAAATGGAAGGGTATGATTATATTTTGGAAAGACAACTGAAACCGGAAGCAAGAACCGATGTGAAAGGAATTTTAGAACAGCTGGATATCAAACCAACTTCCATGATTGATATTTCAGACGGTCTGGCTTCTGAAATTCTACACCTTTCTGATCAATCGAATGTTGGATTCAGATTGTATGAAGAGAAAGTTCCCTTGGATAGTCTGACGATTTCTACGGCAGATGAAATGAATCTAAATCCTGTGGTGACGGCTCTTAGTGGGGGAGAAGATTATGAATTATTGTTTACCATCGCCTCCGATGACTTTGATAAAATTAAAAATCATCCGGATTTTACCATTATTGGTCATGCCGTTGAAAAAGAAGAGGGAAATTTTATGGTGGCAAGAGGCTCTAATCAGTTGATCGCTTTGACGGCGCAGGGTTGGGATGCTTTTTTAGGAAATAGCCAGGCGTAAAAAGACAAATTGATATAGAAAAAACCACTGCTAAAACAGTGGTTTTTGTATTTTACAGAATTCTCTCTTGTGGAAAGCAGTCTCTTCCCCTTCGGCAATGCATTTGCACTTTATTAAGAGTAATTCTTATTTTCAAGGGTTCTCTATCAGTCGTTATGAGCCTGAAACCATCCTATGATACTATCAGGTTCCACATGATAAGCTGTTGTACACTTTAAAGAATATTTATGATGATAGTTAATACCATTTTATATTTGAAATTTCCTTTAGAGGCTGTTTAAATTTTATTGCCAAAAATTTTTATAGCTATTTTGAGATGGATTTTTTGCTTCGTGTTTGCAGATTTAGCGGGCTAAATCAAAAATAGGAAGTGAAAAATATGCTCAAAAGAGCATCAAAATTGAGCAAAGATCAACTTCATTAAGGATAATAAATAAAACGGTAAAATTTTAAACAGGCTCTTACATTATTTAGCCCCTGCGTGATTATAATATCATTGAATACGTATTCGTCGGGCTTCACCCGAAGCTGCTGATATTTAAATCCTTTGGGGTTTATGAAGGTAAATTCAAAAAGAAAACAGTATAAATGGATCCCTTGCCTCTTTTTAGGCGTATTTTTTACTTCCTCCCCCTGAGTTCAGTCAATAAAATATTCTACTCGGTCAATAGGGACGGCTGAAGTTTACGCTATTGGTGTGTGCTAATTATAATATAATCAATGTCTTAAATTATTTTTTAAATAGAGCTCAGGTTCCTGTTCTTGATCTGGTCTTTCAAATACGAAGTAAAAATCCATTTCAAAAATAACCGGCAAATACTATATAAAATGTAAACACGCTCTCAATAAAAACCGGAATCATTATTTTTTGTGGCCTGGTTATCTCTATTTTTATTATACAGAAAGAACATATCAATATTAATCTGTTTGGTGTTAAGGAGAGAATAATATTAGAAAAACGTAAATATTTGATTAAAAAAAAGAATTTTTATGATTTTGTATATTTAAAATTTTCAGTTGAATGTGGTTGGTTTGATTTGGTTTTAATGTTTTGATAATCAGTGGTTAAAAATATGTTTTAAAAATATTTTGTTGTTTTATAAAAAAGTATATCTTTGTGAAAACTCAAAAATAAAAAACAAATATGATGAAAAAAGCTCTTCTCTCTGATCCTGATTTTCACTAGGAACAATCCATTAATTTTTGAAGGAAATATTTTTTATTTCTGAAGACTTTTCAATTTAGATTACTGAATATGACAGATATTCGGGTGCTATCTTATTAGATAAACACAAATAGTATGTAGGGAAACAGATGTTGTTTTTCGGGCTTACTGTTTACTATCCTGGTTTCCGGAAAATACTCTTAAGCAGCTGTATGTTCATTCCAGTCGTTTATAGTGCTGTTTTGCAATTGACCCTTGTATAGTCAGATAAATTATTTTAAAACACAAACATTTATGCAAAAAAATTATAAGAAGTCTTTGATAGCGGCTTCTGTTTTTTTCTTCCTGTCATCTTATGCACAAGAGAAAGACTCCGTTCAAGATATAAATACGGCAAAGGAGCTGTTATCTTTTAAAAACCGAATAGATCGATATGCACAATATCAGAAAGAGGAGGTTCAGAGACTTAAAAGGATGGGATACAGGGAATTTATCTCTGAAAATGATCATCAAAAACAGCTTATAGGAGCCGATGACCAGGGATACCCTCAGTACTACACGACCTTAAATGCCGGAGCGGCAAAGATGACAAAAGCCGACAATCTTTATCTTGGGGGAGGGTTAGGTCTTACTATATCCGGGCAAAATATGCTGATTGGTCAGTGGGATTATGCTAAACCAAGAATAACACACGACCTCTTAAAAGGAAAAATAAACCTCTACAATCATTTACAAAACTCCGATATTTCACGACATAGTACTTATATAGCCGGAACATTAGCGGGGAGTAACGGAGAGCATGAGGCAAGGG
The sequence above is a segment of the Chryseobacterium sp. MYb264 genome. Coding sequences within it:
- a CDS encoding acyl-CoA thioesterase, with translation MIFYHKFEVRWSDLDANKHLANSSYVQYCAQTRMAFMKLEKMGVTQMSRWGIGPVIMHERFSFFKEIFADQTVIVSLEVDACADDCSIYRFVHKFYTPEGEHCATSEATGVWIDTMLRKMTTPPDDVVEAINKYKTPNTVMLTREDFKKLPFRPENIDPSVFN
- the thiL gene encoding thiamine-phosphate kinase, which gives rise to MFEDKEQELTPISKLGEFGLIKHLTEHFPLANASSELGVGDDAAVINPGNKKVVVTTDVLAEGVHFNLGYVPLKHLGYKAVVVNLSDIAAMNATPTQILVSLAVSNRFPVEALEEIYSGIQAACGRYKVDLIGGDTTSSNAGLVMSITAIGIENEENIVKRSTAKPNDLLVVTGDLGGAYMGLQILEREHAVFLADPNMQPEMEGYDYILERQLKPEARTDVKGILEQLDIKPTSMIDISDGLASEILHLSDQSNVGFRLYEEKVPLDSLTISTADEMNLNPVVTALSGGEDYELLFTIASDDFDKIKNHPDFTIIGHAVEKEEGNFMVARGSNQLIALTAQGWDAFLGNSQA